The Clostridia bacterium DNA window AGAGACTAAAAAGGACAAGGGCGACAAAAAAAGCGCGCCCGAAGAGACTAAAAAGCCCAAGGCGCCTTCAAAGGAGACCCCCGAACAAAAGGAGCAGGCTCCCCAGCAGCAAAAGCCTGCGGGGCGCTTTGAAAAGCGTTATATAGACACAAAGGGCGCCGACGTTAATTTGGGCAAGTTCGACGAGCGCCTTGAGAATCTCGCACCCGAGCGCGCAAAATCGTTCAACCCCGGAAAACAGAAAATAAAGAAGGGCGGACAGATGGGTCGCGGCAAGAAGCCTCAGCGCTTCGACCGCGCAGCCGAGGAAGAAAAGCAGAGACGCATAAAGGCGATGGAGGCAAAAAAGCAGCCGCTTAAGGTAACTATACCCGAAGAGATATCTGTAGGCGAGCTTGCGCAGCGTCTTAAAATCTCGAACGCCGAGATAGTAAAGAAGCTTATGATGCTCGGCATCATGGCGTCGGTATCTCAGGTAATAGATTACGATACGGCGGCGCTTGTATCGGAGGATCCGGGCGCGATAGTTGAAAAGGAAGTTGTCGTTTCGATAGAGGAGCGCCTTTTTGACGATTCGGAGGATCCGCCGGAGAGCCTTGTTCCCAGAAGCCCCGTAGTAGTCGTTATGGGTCACGTTGACCACGGCAAGACTTCGCTTCTCGACGCGATAAGACATTCTAACGTAACGGACACCGAGGCGGGCGGTATAACGCAGCACATAGGCGCTTACAGAGTTGAGATAAACGGACAAAAGATCACCTTCCTTGACACACCGGGACATGAGGCGTTCACTGCCATGCGTCAGCGCGGCGCACAGGTCACCGATATAGCCATACTCGTAGTTGCCGCCGACGACGGCATAATGCCTCAGACGATAGAGGCCATAAACCATGCGAAGGCTGCCGGTGTAAATATAATAGTTGCCATAAATAAGATCGATAAAGAGGGCGCGGATCCGGAAAGAATAAAACAGGAGCTCACCGAATACGACCTTCTCCCCGAGGAATGGGGCGGAGATACGATATGCGTTCCCGTTTCGGCAAAAAAGCGCGAAGGTATCGATACGCTTCTTGAGATGGTGCTTTTAGTTGCGGAGATGAAGGAGCTTAAAGCTAATCCGAACCGCAACGCAAAGGGTACCGTCATAGAAGCGAAGCTCGACCGCGGACGCGGCCCCGTTGCGACGGTCATCATTCAGAACGGTACGCTCAAGCTGGGCGATGTTGTTATCGCGGGCACTGCGGTAGGCCGTGTGCGCGCAATGGTGGACGAGAACGGCCGGAAGGTACAGAGCGCAGGCCCCAGCGTGCCCGTTGAGATAGTCGGCTTTTCCGATGTTCCTACGGGCGGCGACGAGTTCTACGGCGTAAATGACGAAAAGATGGCGCGCGAGCTTGTTGAGCAGCGAAAGGAAGCGCAAAAACAGGAGACGTTCAAGTCTGTGCCGAGAGTCACGCTCGACGATTTGTTCAATCAGGTAAAGCAGGGCGAGGTAAAGGACTTAAATCTTATAATAAAGGCAGACGTTCAGGGCTCTGTGGAGGCCGTGAAACAGTCGCTTGAAAAGATATCTAACGACGAAGTGCGCGTGCGCTGCATACACGGCGCGGTAGGCGCGATAAACGAATCGGACGTAATGCTTGCATCCGTATCGAACGCTATAATAGTCGGCTTCAACGTGCGTCCCGACGCCGGTGCGAGAGCTTCGGCCGAGGCGCAGGGAGTAGACATACGTCTTTACCGCGTAATATATACGGCGATAGAAGAGATAGAGGCCGCAATGAAGGGCATGCTTGCCCCCGAATACAAGGAAGTAGTACTCGGTACCGCCGAGGTGCGTCAGGTGTTCAAGATAACCGGCGCGGGCACCGTAGCCGGCTGTTATGTTCAGAGCGGCAAAATAGTAAGAAACGCGCAGTCGCGCATAATACGCGACGGCATAGTCGTACACGAGGGCGAGCTCGGCTCCTTAAAGCGATTTAAAGACGACGCAAAGGAGGTCTCCGAGGGCTTCGAGTGCGGCATAACGATAGAACGCTTCAACGATATAAAGGAAGGCGACGTTATAGAAGCCTACGTTATGGAAGAGATAGAGCGCTGACAGAGCGCCAAGGAGAAAAACATGGCAAGACATCGCACCGACCGCATAAACGAAGAGGTAAAGCGCGAGCTTTCCGCTATACTGCGCGAGCTTCGCGACCCGCGCATACCGGAGCTTCTCAGCGTAACTTCGGTCGAGGTTACGCCGGATCTCAAATTCTGTAAGGCATATATAAGCCTTTTCGGACGCGAGGATGTAAAAACAATAATGAAAGCTTTGAATAATTCGGCGGGATACGTAAGGCGCGAGCTCGGCGCGCGCGTAAAACTCAGGAACGTGCCTCAGATCTCGTTCGTGTTTGACGATTCGATAGAGCACGGCTCGAAGCTTTTAAGCCTTATAAATTCGCTTGAAATACCCGAAGAGGAGCAGGGCGAGAACGAAGAATGAAAGTAACTTTTGATACCGTATGCGAGTTTTTACGCTCAAACGACAATTTTATAATACTGACCCACCGTGCGCCCGACGGCGATACGCTGGGCTCTGCATACGCGCTCGAGCGTGTGCTCAGAAAGACGGGCAAGACGGCATATGTGAAAAACTGCGACCCCGTGCCGAAGAAATATATGTTTCTTTCACAAGGCGCCGCCGATTTGCCCGAAGGCTTTGCGCCCGGCTTTATAATAGCCGTAGATGTGGCGGAAAACGCCATGCTTGGCGCGCTTGCGCCCGTATATGAGGGCAAGGTCGATCTTTGCATAGATCACCACATATCAAATTCCGATTATGCTCGCAGCACATATGTCGACGCAGACGCGGCGGCAACAGCCGAAATAATATTTGGGCTTTTAAAGGCGCTTAATGTATCGCTGGATACGGAGATCGCAAAGCTCATCTATACTGCTATAGTTACGGATACGGGCAGCTTCAAGTTTTCCAATACGACGCCGCATACCCTTATGACGGCTGCCGAGCTTATCTCTATGGATTTTGATTTCAACGCCATACAAAGAGAGCTTTTCGACCTTAAAACATTTGAAAGGCTTGAGCTTGAAAAGCTCGTTTTGTCTACACTGAAGCTTTATGAAGGCGGAAGCGTAGCTGTGATACATGTTACCGACGAGATGCTCATAAAAAGCGGCACGACTTCGGAGGATATGGACGGGCTTGCTCAGATACCGCGCAACATAGAGGGCGTGCGCGTAGGAATAACGATGAAGCAAAGCGGTGAGAACGGCTGGCGCGTAAGTATGCGCTCAAGCGATGTGAACGTGTCCGAAGTATGCAAATGCCACGGCGGCGGCGGTCATCCCCGCGCGGCAGGCTGTGAAGTGGATGGCGGGCTTTCGGAGGCGAGAGAGTCGATACTTTCCACGATACGCCGCTTTATGCAAAAAAAAGACGCATGACAGATTACGTTTTAAATATAAACAAGCCCGAGGGCTTTACGTCGCACGACGTTGTGGCAAAGCTGCGCGGAATTCTTAAAACAAGGCGCATAGGCCACTGCGGCACGCTTGACCCGATGGCGACAGGAGTGCTTCCCATATGCGTGGGAAAAGCCACAAAAGCGTCGGACTTTATTATGGGCTTTGATAAGGAGTATATCGCTTCGGTGCGATTCGGATTTACTTCCGATACGCAGGACATAACGGGCGAGGTAAGAAAAACGGGAGCTTCGCTCCCTTCGCGCAGCGAGGTGGAGGCGGCGCTTTTAAAATTCACGGGCGAGCTTTTACAGACGCCGCCCATGTATTCGGCAATAAAGATAGGCGGACAGAAGCTTTATACGCTTGCCCGGCGCGGCATTGAAGTTGAACGAAAAACGCGCGCCGTAACGATAAAATATATCGACATTTTATCGGCGCACGAAGAAAAAGGAGAATATATCCTTAAAATAGGCTGCTCAAAGGGTACGTACATACGCACTCTCTGTCATGACATAGGAGAGTATATCGGCGCGGGCGCGCTTATATTCGCGCTTGAGCGCACAAGAACGGGAAAGTTTACGTTGGAGCGGTCCGTAACGCTTGACGATGTGGAAGCGGGCGATTATTTAAAGGGCGCATACGCTCTGTCGGAGATCTTTTCCGATTATCCCGCGGTCTTTGCAGACGAGGCGTGCGCGCGTCTTATAAAGAACGGCGTCAGACTGTCTGCCGAGAGACTTTCGGCGTGCGAGGGCGAAACGTATGCCGTATATGAACAAAACAACGAACTGATATGCATCTCGCATGTTGAGGACGGCATACTAAAAATGATAAGAGGTTTCTATTAACCGATTTACCGTAAGGAGTGCATCGGCTTTGGTGGTTTTCAATTCAGATATAAAAAGACTGCCCGAGGAATACCGAGGCGGCACCGCCGCTTTGGGATTTTTTGACGGCGTTCACATAGGACATGCGTGTCTTATACGAACGGCTATGGACAAGGCAAAACAAAAGGGCAAAGCGGCTATGGTATATACGTTTGATATTTCTCCGAAGAATTTCGGCGGCAAGTCTGTCGTGTCGGAGATAACGCCGCTTGAAATAAAAACCGAGGTGTTGTCCGATACAGGGCTTCAGGCAGTATATATAGACAGCTTCAGCGAACAATTAAGAGGCATGTCAGGAGAGGACTTTGTACGCGAGGTGCTGCATGAAAAGCTGGGCGTTTCTCATGTGGTGGTCGGCTTTAATTACCGTTTTGGACGTAAGGCCGCCTGCGGCGGAGACGAATTAAGAGAATACTGCTCGCGTTTCGGCATAGGCGTAAGTCAGCTTCCGCCGCTTTTTGCCAAGGACAATACGCCCGTATCAAGCACGCTCATACGTTCTATTATTAAAGAGGGCGATATGGAAACGACGGCAAAGCTTTTGGGCAGGCCGTTTTTCATAAAGAGCCGCGTGGTACACGGTCAGCAGATAGGCAGCGCGATGAAGATAAAGACGATAAATCAGGAGTTCTCGCAAAATACGATAATTCCGGCGACAGGCGTGTATATAACGCGCGCCGTTATTGGAGAACACGAGTATAAGTCTATAACGAACGTAGGAACGCGCCCCACCGTAAATTCGGGCAGCGACGTGCGCGCGGAGACGCATATACTTGATTTTGACGCCGATATCTACGGGAAAGAAGTTCGCGTGGAGTTTTTAAAGTATATACGGGAGGAGAAAAAGTTCGAGTCTTTAGATGCGCTCAAAGCGCAGATATTGAAAGATACGAATGCGGCGCTTGATTATTTTAAAAAAGACTGACGGAAACATATAGACGATATCCCCGCCGTTTTTATCGCGGCGGGGCTTTTTTGAAGCCTGAAAACAGATGTGAAGGAGTGACGACGATGAACAGCGAAATAAGGGCGCTTATAGCGGCCGCAGACAAGGCTATACGCGAGGAGCGGTTCGACGACCTTATGAGCTTTTATACCGACGACGCCGTGCTTGTCGTACGCCCTGGCCTTGAGGCGCGGGGAAAGGCGCAGATCAAAGACGCTTTTATTAAGATCGCCGCTTATTTTAAAAACAGCATCGTGCCTGCGCAGGGCAAAATGATCATGATAGAAGCGGGCGATACCGTGCTTGTGCTGTCGCAGACTTTGCTTCAAGCCGAGAACAGCGAAAAATCAGAATACCCGATGGAGAGAAGAGCGACTTATGTATACAAAAAAATAAACGGCAATTGGCTTTGTGCAATAGACAATTCATACGGCACGTCTCTTATTGACGATTAGTATGATAAAAAACTTTTAATTATTGAGAAAAAATATATTTACAAGATGAAAGTCTTATGATATCATATCTAATGTTGCTGACTTAGGCAGCCTGCCTTTTTCTGAGTTGCGGGACTAAAGACGCCATCGCGTGCTTCACCCGCCCGCTACCCGGATCTGCGGCATTATTTTAAATTTCGGAGGTGAAACTATCATGGAAAAAGAGTTAAAGACGAGCATTATCGCCGAGA harbors:
- the infB gene encoding translation initiation factor IF-2, whose translation is MTDQKYRVHEVGKDFNVSSKEIMTLLESFGRPVKNHMTALSEDDLNLIFDYYTQKKKVESLDAYFASFRDKSAEESVQTPKKDAPEETKKDKGDKKSAPEETKKPKAPSKETPEQKEQAPQQQKPAGRFEKRYIDTKGADVNLGKFDERLENLAPERAKSFNPGKQKIKKGGQMGRGKKPQRFDRAAEEEKQRRIKAMEAKKQPLKVTIPEEISVGELAQRLKISNAEIVKKLMMLGIMASVSQVIDYDTAALVSEDPGAIVEKEVVVSIEERLFDDSEDPPESLVPRSPVVVVMGHVDHGKTSLLDAIRHSNVTDTEAGGITQHIGAYRVEINGQKITFLDTPGHEAFTAMRQRGAQVTDIAILVVAADDGIMPQTIEAINHAKAAGVNIIVAINKIDKEGADPERIKQELTEYDLLPEEWGGDTICVPVSAKKREGIDTLLEMVLLVAEMKELKANPNRNAKGTVIEAKLDRGRGPVATVIIQNGTLKLGDVVIAGTAVGRVRAMVDENGRKVQSAGPSVPVEIVGFSDVPTGGDEFYGVNDEKMARELVEQRKEAQKQETFKSVPRVTLDDLFNQVKQGEVKDLNLIIKADVQGSVEAVKQSLEKISNDEVRVRCIHGAVGAINESDVMLASVSNAIIVGFNVRPDAGARASAEAQGVDIRLYRVIYTAIEEIEAAMKGMLAPEYKEVVLGTAEVRQVFKITGAGTVAGCYVQSGKIVRNAQSRIIRDGIVVHEGELGSLKRFKDDAKEVSEGFECGITIERFNDIKEGDVIEAYVMEEIER
- the truB gene encoding tRNA pseudouridine(55) synthase TruB; this encodes MTDYVLNINKPEGFTSHDVVAKLRGILKTRRIGHCGTLDPMATGVLPICVGKATKASDFIMGFDKEYIASVRFGFTSDTQDITGEVRKTGASLPSRSEVEAALLKFTGELLQTPPMYSAIKIGGQKLYTLARRGIEVERKTRAVTIKYIDILSAHEEKGEYILKIGCSKGTYIRTLCHDIGEYIGAGALIFALERTRTGKFTLERSVTLDDVEAGDYLKGAYALSEIFSDYPAVFADEACARLIKNGVRLSAERLSACEGETYAVYEQNNELICISHVEDGILKMIRGFY
- a CDS encoding SgcJ/EcaC family oxidoreductase — translated: MNSEIRALIAAADKAIREERFDDLMSFYTDDAVLVVRPGLEARGKAQIKDAFIKIAAYFKNSIVPAQGKMIMIEAGDTVLVLSQTLLQAENSEKSEYPMERRATYVYKKINGNWLCAIDNSYGTSLIDD
- the rbfA gene encoding 30S ribosome-binding factor RbfA, whose protein sequence is MARHRTDRINEEVKRELSAILRELRDPRIPELLSVTSVEVTPDLKFCKAYISLFGREDVKTIMKALNNSAGYVRRELGARVKLRNVPQISFVFDDSIEHGSKLLSLINSLEIPEEEQGENEE
- a CDS encoding bifunctional oligoribonuclease/PAP phosphatase NrnA gives rise to the protein MKVTFDTVCEFLRSNDNFIILTHRAPDGDTLGSAYALERVLRKTGKTAYVKNCDPVPKKYMFLSQGAADLPEGFAPGFIIAVDVAENAMLGALAPVYEGKVDLCIDHHISNSDYARSTYVDADAAATAEIIFGLLKALNVSLDTEIAKLIYTAIVTDTGSFKFSNTTPHTLMTAAELISMDFDFNAIQRELFDLKTFERLELEKLVLSTLKLYEGGSVAVIHVTDEMLIKSGTTSEDMDGLAQIPRNIEGVRVGITMKQSGENGWRVSMRSSDVNVSEVCKCHGGGGHPRAAGCEVDGGLSEARESILSTIRRFMQKKDA
- a CDS encoding bifunctional riboflavin kinase/FAD synthetase, producing the protein MVVFNSDIKRLPEEYRGGTAALGFFDGVHIGHACLIRTAMDKAKQKGKAAMVYTFDISPKNFGGKSVVSEITPLEIKTEVLSDTGLQAVYIDSFSEQLRGMSGEDFVREVLHEKLGVSHVVVGFNYRFGRKAACGGDELREYCSRFGIGVSQLPPLFAKDNTPVSSTLIRSIIKEGDMETTAKLLGRPFFIKSRVVHGQQIGSAMKIKTINQEFSQNTIIPATGVYITRAVIGEHEYKSITNVGTRPTVNSGSDVRAETHILDFDADIYGKEVRVEFLKYIREEKKFESLDALKAQILKDTNAALDYFKKD